From the genome of Streptomyces sp. V1I1, one region includes:
- a CDS encoding SRPBCC family protein: MNTDITVDECAPVVVRLSTTVNAPLATVWAVHTDIDSWAGWNPDIERAELDGPLAPGASFRWLTHGLDITSTVRQIVPGRRIVWGGPSQGIDGVHVWTFKETDGVVTVHTEESWSGAPVDAQPEQLRQALEQSLEAWLSHLKTEAERR; this comes from the coding sequence ATGAACACCGACATCACCGTCGACGAGTGCGCCCCCGTAGTCGTACGGCTCTCGACCACCGTCAACGCCCCGCTCGCCACCGTCTGGGCGGTGCACACGGACATCGACTCCTGGGCCGGCTGGAACCCGGACATCGAGCGGGCCGAGCTCGACGGCCCACTCGCCCCCGGCGCCAGTTTCCGGTGGCTCACCCACGGCCTCGACATCACCTCCACGGTCCGCCAGATCGTGCCCGGCCGGCGCATCGTCTGGGGAGGCCCGTCGCAGGGCATCGACGGTGTCCACGTATGGACCTTCAAGGAGACGGACGGCGTGGTGACCGTCCACACCGAGGAGTCCTGGAGCGGAGCTCCGGTCGACGCCCAGCCCGAGCAGCTCCGGCAGGCGCTCGAACAGTCCCTTGAGGCGTGGCTGAGCCACCTGAAGACGGAGGCCGAGCGCCGCTAG
- a CDS encoding TetR/AcrR family transcriptional regulator: MQSERRRQLSTAEERRDTVLRTAIGAFASKGYYGTTTSEVARAAGISQAYVYRLFPSKESLFVAVVEHCFVRVRESLEVGAAGAKGGSPDAVLSAMGDAYARLISDNDLLLVQMHAQAAAVSEAAVRDAVRAGYARLVEYVRGASGGEDRQIQEFFATGMLCHLLVSMDAEKVDAPWTRTLTAGIRHF; the protein is encoded by the coding sequence ATGCAATCCGAACGCCGCCGTCAACTGTCCACCGCCGAAGAGCGCCGCGACACGGTGCTGCGCACCGCCATCGGAGCCTTCGCGTCGAAGGGGTACTACGGCACGACGACCTCCGAAGTCGCCAGGGCCGCGGGCATCTCCCAGGCGTACGTCTACCGGCTCTTCCCCAGCAAGGAGTCACTGTTCGTCGCGGTCGTCGAGCACTGCTTCGTCCGGGTGCGGGAAAGCCTGGAGGTCGGCGCCGCCGGCGCCAAGGGCGGTTCGCCAGACGCCGTCCTCTCCGCGATGGGCGATGCCTACGCCCGGCTGATCAGCGACAACGACCTCCTGCTTGTGCAGATGCACGCCCAGGCGGCCGCGGTCTCCGAGGCGGCGGTCCGGGACGCCGTGCGGGCGGGGTACGCCCGCCTGGTGGAGTACGTCCGCGGAGCCTCCGGGGGCGAGGACCGGCAGATCCAGGAGTTCTTCGCCACCGGCATGCTGTGCCACCTGCTGGTGTCGATGGACGCGGAGAAGGTGGACGCCCCCTGGACGCGCACGCTCACGGCGGGCATCCGGCACTTCTGA
- a CDS encoding DUF6381 family protein yields the protein MSVAGESGGRAQQMRDKAKQLSEAAERASDPQERQRLQEKARRLQEQSRQQDAGGDRDEFPPA from the coding sequence ATGAGCGTCGCAGGCGAATCTGGCGGCCGAGCGCAGCAGATGCGCGACAAGGCCAAGCAACTGTCCGAGGCCGCGGAGCGCGCGAGCGACCCGCAGGAGCGACAGAGGCTTCAGGAGAAGGCTCGGCGACTGCAGGAACAGAGCCGGCAGCAGGACGCGGGCGGCGACCGGGACGAGTTCCCTCCTGCGTAA
- a CDS encoding MFS transporter has translation MPSTPNGAADGSGAPPSSVASDGLPAGRPGATLAVLAAAQFAVVLSTSIVNVALPSVRDSVGLSDAGLSWVVNSYGLAFGALLLLGGRAADLVGGRRVLLAGLALFAAASLGAGLSTAPWTLITARAAQGIGAAAVAPAALSLVMRHFAPGPRRGRALGVWGAVSGAGGAAGVLLGGVLTERLGWPWVFHASALAAAVVLAATVVLVPADPVPGPGPRRLDLTGAVTVTTGLVALVYGLTTAGRSGWTDPWVLGSVAAAAVLLALFVLVERRHPAPLLPPRLLTTGSVGPANLAMALLGAVWVGLFFFLPLYQQQVLGHGPLQAGLSQLPLAAANMVGSSLAPRLARRLGPAVTLAAGLLAQVAGLLWLARISATGTFAADVLGPIIAIGLGLGIAFVQLTGAAVTGVQPADTGLAGGLINTTRQVGGALGLAVLGTLAASRTAAFEHHYSHAAALTEGYRAAFLASAAVVAAGAALAPLLARRHPAPPSTEPPPAPAPDPGPPGNTAARTTPTTTR, from the coding sequence ATGCCCAGCACACCGAACGGCGCCGCCGACGGGTCCGGTGCGCCGCCCTCGTCCGTCGCATCCGATGGCCTCCCCGCAGGCCGGCCCGGGGCCACCCTTGCCGTTCTGGCCGCTGCGCAGTTCGCGGTCGTGCTCAGCACCTCCATCGTCAACGTCGCCCTTCCCTCGGTCCGCGACAGCGTCGGTCTGTCCGACGCAGGCCTGTCCTGGGTCGTCAACTCCTACGGGCTCGCCTTCGGAGCGCTGCTGCTCCTGGGCGGGCGGGCCGCCGACCTCGTAGGCGGGCGCCGGGTCCTCCTCGCGGGCCTCGCGCTCTTCGCCGCCGCGTCGCTCGGGGCGGGGCTGTCCACCGCCCCGTGGACGCTGATCACCGCCCGCGCCGCGCAGGGCATAGGTGCCGCCGCCGTCGCGCCCGCCGCGCTCTCCCTCGTCATGCGGCACTTCGCGCCCGGCCCGCGGCGCGGCAGGGCGCTTGGGGTGTGGGGCGCGGTCTCCGGCGCGGGCGGCGCCGCCGGAGTCCTGCTGGGCGGCGTGCTCACCGAGAGGCTGGGCTGGCCCTGGGTCTTCCACGCATCCGCACTCGCTGCGGCCGTGGTCCTCGCCGCCACCGTGGTGCTCGTGCCCGCCGACCCGGTTCCCGGCCCCGGCCCCCGGCGCCTCGACCTCACCGGAGCGGTGACCGTCACGACCGGTCTCGTCGCCCTCGTCTACGGCCTCACGACCGCCGGCCGCTCCGGCTGGACCGACCCCTGGGTCCTGGGCAGCGTGGCGGCCGCCGCCGTCCTGCTCGCGCTCTTCGTCCTGGTCGAGCGGCGCCACCCCGCGCCCCTGCTGCCGCCGCGCCTGCTCACGACGGGCTCGGTCGGTCCCGCCAATCTCGCCATGGCACTCCTGGGCGCCGTCTGGGTCGGACTGTTCTTCTTTCTTCCCCTTTACCAGCAACAGGTGCTCGGCCACGGGCCGCTGCAGGCGGGGCTTTCGCAACTACCGCTGGCGGCGGCGAACATGGTCGGGTCGTCCCTGGCACCACGGCTCGCCCGCCGACTGGGACCGGCCGTCACCCTCGCCGCGGGCCTGCTGGCCCAGGTCGCCGGACTGCTGTGGCTGGCCCGTATCTCCGCGACCGGAACCTTCGCCGCCGATGTGCTCGGTCCCATCATCGCCATCGGCCTCGGCCTCGGCATTGCCTTCGTACAGCTCACCGGTGCCGCCGTCACCGGCGTCCAGCCCGCCGACACGGGCCTCGCCGGCGGCCTGATAAACACCACCCGGCAGGTCGGCGGAGCCCTGGGGCTGGCCGTGCTCGGCACCCTCGCCGCATCCCGTACGGCCGCATTCGAGCACCACTACTCCCACGCGGCGGCCCTCACCGAGGGCTACCGGGCCGCGTTCCTCGCCTCGGCGGCCGTCGTCGCCGCCGGGGCCGCCCTGGCTCCCCTCCTGGCGCGCCGCCACCCGGCGCCGCCGTCCACCGAGCCGCCTCCGGCTCCGGCTCCCGACCCCGGTCCACCGGGCAACACCGCCGCGCGGACCACACCCACCACCACCCGCTGA